The Pseudomonadota bacterium DNA window TATCCCAATGCAGCACCGCACTTGCCTGCTCAATATCGTTTAATTTTTTAAAAATCTTTTCTAAAGTTTTGTAATTATCCATATTTTACCATTATTGTTATCGCATCCGTATCACAAACTATTTTTCGGCTTTTCTGCTATAAAGAAAATAAATCACCAGCAATATAATTGCCAGAGAATACCATGTTACCGCATATTGCAGATGGTCGTTCCTTACTTTTATAAACTCATCTGAGGCTATTGGGTATATATTTTTTTTATCTTTTTTCAACGCTCTAACATAGAAATTTTGTAGATTAATGCCAGCGTAATTTTCAATTTCATCTAAATCTATCCAAAACCATAGGTTTTTTGCAACATCATTTTCAGGAGTAAACCGCCCCGGCGTTTCTCCGGCATGGATAATCCCTTCTATTTCCACCATGCCTTCTTCTAAGGTTTCAGGTCTTTTCTCCGGTGATTTTATATCGGAATTTACCCACCCCCTATCGACAAGGACATAATTGCCTTCTTCAATTTTCAGAGGCGTAAGTATATCGTACCCGGGTCTTCCTCTTTCAGCCTTAGGCCCCACGAACAAATGCACTTCCTTATCATGCAAAAATTCGCCTCTAACCTTTACACGGCGGTATTTAAATTTTTCTATTTCATTTCTATCTGAGAGCAGCTCTACGGCAGGCAAAGCAGCCCCTTCATTAATCTCTTTGACAAGAGTCCGCTTCCACTGAAGCCTGCTCATTTGCCAACTGCCAAGTGATAATAACAGCACCAATCCGGCAATAGTCATCAATGTTGGAATAGGCTTTGGTTTGAACTTCATTTTTTTTCCTTTTTAGCAAACCCAAGAACATTATGTTTATACTGAGCTGCTATTAAAAAAGATTTCATTACTTTCAAAAGATATATAGACATAATAATTGTTACGGGTGTCCATAATATCATATGCAGCAATATATGCATAGGGTACATAAATTCAACTAAAACCGCCAAACATGTTACGACCGCCCCTACAATAAACATCGCAAAAAATGCCGGACCGTCACCTGCGTCATGCTCTTTTAACGCAAAGCCGCAAACTTCACACTCGTCCTTTACTTTTAATAAAGAACCATAAATGCCCCCCTTTCCACAAG harbors:
- a CDS encoding SURF1 family protein, whose amino-acid sequence is MKFKPKPIPTLMTIAGLVLLLSLGSWQMSRLQWKRTLVKEINEGAALPAVELLSDRNEIEKFKYRRVKVRGEFLHDKEVHLFVGPKAERGRPGYDILTPLKIEEGNYVLVDRGWVNSDIKSPEKRPETLEEGMVEIEGIIHAGETPGRFTPENDVAKNLWFWIDLDEIENYAGINLQNFYVRALKKDKKNIYPIASDEFIKVRNDHLQYAVTWYSLAIILLVIYFLYSRKAEK
- a CDS encoding DUF983 domain-containing protein, with translation MKKPVSIYKISFFHKCPSCGKGGIYGSLLKVKDECEVCGFALKEHDAGDGPAFFAMFIVGAVVTCLAVLVEFMYPMHILLHMILWTPVTIIMSIYLLKVMKSFLIAAQYKHNVLGFAKKEKK